In a single window of the Terriglobia bacterium genome:
- the lpxI gene encoding UDP-2,3-diacylglucosamine diphosphatase LpxI (LpxI, functionally equivalent to LpxH, replaces it in LPS biosynthesis in a minority of bacteria.), whose amino-acid sequence MTEESTKTGIHAAGGAALEPSTATAASDRYAIIAGNGRFPFLVLDAAHDRRVEPLVVAIKEEAFPELGKKAREIEWLSLGEVARLLELLTERGVNKVVLAGQVKHVQLFSSIKPDGVVERTLNGMERKNTDALIGAFVGMLEARGIQVVDSTLFLKPLLADAGVMTERAPDESELADIAYGREIAKTIAGLDIGQTIVVADRACVAIEAMEGTDAAIERAASLGNGKRLVVVKVSKPQQDMRFDVPVAGVRTIRVMKRANAQVLAVDAGRTLLFERQQLIREANEAGIAVVGMND is encoded by the coding sequence GTGACGGAAGAATCCACAAAGACAGGAATTCACGCAGCGGGTGGTGCTGCGCTCGAACCCTCAACCGCGACGGCCGCCAGCGACCGCTATGCCATCATTGCGGGCAATGGGCGTTTCCCGTTTCTGGTGCTCGATGCTGCGCATGACCGCCGTGTTGAGCCGCTGGTTGTTGCCATCAAGGAAGAAGCCTTTCCGGAACTGGGCAAGAAGGCGCGTGAGATTGAATGGCTGAGCCTGGGCGAAGTCGCCCGACTGCTGGAGCTGCTCACCGAGCGCGGAGTCAACAAGGTGGTGCTGGCGGGGCAGGTGAAACACGTGCAGCTTTTCAGTTCCATCAAGCCCGACGGCGTGGTTGAGCGGACCTTGAACGGGATGGAGCGCAAGAATACTGACGCGCTGATCGGCGCCTTTGTCGGCATGCTGGAGGCGCGAGGTATCCAAGTGGTGGATTCGACTCTGTTTCTGAAGCCCCTGCTGGCTGACGCTGGCGTGATGACCGAGCGGGCACCCGACGAAAGCGAGCTTGCCGACATTGCTTACGGAAGGGAAATCGCCAAAACGATTGCCGGACTCGACATTGGGCAGACGATTGTCGTAGCGGACCGTGCCTGCGTGGCAATTGAGGCCATGGAGGGGACCGACGCGGCCATCGAGCGCGCCGCAAGTTTGGGTAACGGAAAGCGGCTGGTGGTCGTCAAAGTCAGTAAGCCGCAACAGGATATGCGGTTCGATGTTCCGGTGGCAGGCGTCAGGACCATCCGGGTGATGAAGCGCGCAAATGCCCAGGTGCTGGCCGTCGATGCAGGCAGGACGCTGCTGTTTGAGCGGCAGCAGTTGATCCGTGAAGCAAACGAGGCGGGAATCGCCGTGGTTGGAATGAACGATTGA
- the lpxA gene encoding acyl-ACP--UDP-N-acetylglucosamine O-acyltransferase, which translates to MKAHPTAVIHPKAQPACSVTVGPYTVIGEEVELGEDCEVMSHVVLKGPTKFGKGNRIFPYASIGQDPQDLKYRGERTFLEIGEGNVFREFVTVHRGTSADVGVTRIGSHNLLMAYVHIAHDCQLGNHIIMSNGASLAGHVEIGDHAIVGAFCGIHQFCRIGSYSFLGSYTIVNKDILPYSKTSADRPAEVYGANRLGLERVGLPEADIDELQAAFRILCRSKLNTTQALEKLEAGGIKSSHVRTLVDFVRTSARGVVK; encoded by the coding sequence ATGAAAGCCCACCCTACTGCGGTGATTCATCCCAAGGCCCAGCCAGCATGCAGCGTCACGGTCGGCCCCTACACCGTGATCGGCGAGGAGGTGGAGCTGGGCGAAGACTGCGAGGTCATGTCGCACGTGGTCCTCAAGGGGCCCACGAAATTCGGCAAAGGGAATCGGATCTTTCCGTACGCTTCCATCGGGCAGGACCCGCAGGACCTCAAATATCGCGGCGAGCGGACCTTTCTGGAAATCGGCGAGGGTAATGTTTTCAGGGAATTCGTCACCGTCCATCGTGGAACATCGGCGGACGTCGGAGTCACCCGCATCGGAAGCCATAACCTGCTGATGGCTTACGTTCACATCGCCCACGACTGCCAGCTTGGAAACCACATCATCATGTCCAATGGGGCGTCACTGGCGGGGCACGTCGAGATTGGCGACCACGCCATCGTGGGGGCGTTTTGCGGAATTCACCAGTTCTGCCGGATTGGATCCTACAGCTTTCTGGGCAGCTACACGATTGTGAATAAGGACATCCTTCCATACTCAAAGACGTCGGCTGACAGGCCCGCCGAAGTTTACGGGGCCAACCGGCTGGGGCTCGAGCGCGTGGGCCTGCCGGAGGCGGATATCGACGAGTTGCAGGCCGCCTTCCGAATCCTCTGCCGTTCCAAACTGAATACGACTCAGGCGCTAGAAAAGCTCGAGGCCGGCGGGATCAAGTCCTCTCACGTGCGGACGCTGGTTGATTTTGTCAGGACCTCCGCTCGCGGTGTGGTCAAGTGA
- the folD gene encoding bifunctional methylenetetrahydrofolate dehydrogenase/methenyltetrahydrofolate cyclohydrolase FolD, whose product MAARILDGNRIRDEIKQELGDEIRQLKAAGITPGLAAVLVGEDPASQIYVRSKVKTCESLGLYSEKIEWPADTTTDRLLKLVHDLNSRDDIDGILIQLPLPPQVDSQRVLESVDPAKDVDGFHPVSVGNLVRNRPGLVPCTPAGIIEILRRSGITMKGARAVVIGRSDIVGKPVAMLLLHNHATVTICHSRTHDLPAVAREADILVAAMGRPAFVTGDFIRPGAAVIDVGINRLTTEEEVRKIYHDPAGPLEKLREKGSVLVGDVQPEDAREMAGAYTPVPGGVGPLTIAMLMSNTVKAAKLRRGVRAAAKA is encoded by the coding sequence GTGGCCGCGCGCATTCTCGATGGCAACAGGATCCGTGACGAAATCAAGCAGGAACTCGGGGACGAGATCCGGCAGTTGAAAGCGGCCGGCATCACGCCCGGGCTAGCGGCGGTGCTGGTGGGTGAGGACCCCGCTTCCCAGATCTACGTGCGCAGCAAGGTGAAGACCTGCGAATCACTGGGGCTTTACAGCGAGAAAATCGAGTGGCCGGCCGACACCACCACGGACCGCCTGCTGAAGCTCGTACACGATCTCAACTCCCGCGATGACATTGACGGCATTCTCATCCAGCTTCCTCTGCCGCCGCAGGTTGACTCCCAACGGGTGCTGGAATCCGTTGATCCGGCCAAGGACGTTGACGGCTTCCACCCGGTGAGCGTGGGCAACCTCGTCCGCAACCGCCCCGGCCTGGTTCCCTGCACCCCGGCAGGCATCATAGAAATCCTGCGCCGCAGCGGCATCACCATGAAAGGCGCGCGCGCAGTGGTGATTGGACGCAGCGACATTGTGGGGAAGCCTGTCGCCATGCTGCTGCTGCACAATCACGCCACCGTCACCATCTGCCATTCCAGAACGCACGATCTCCCTGCCGTGGCGCGCGAAGCGGACATCCTGGTGGCCGCCATGGGCAGGCCCGCGTTCGTCACGGGCGACTTCATCAGGCCCGGCGCCGCCGTCATCGACGTGGGAATCAACCGCCTGACAACCGAGGAAGAAGTCCGGAAGATTTATCACGATCCGGCAGGGCCGCTGGAAAAGCTGCGTGAGAAAGGCTCGGTGCTGGTCGGCGACGTTCAGCCGGAAGACGCTCGCGAGATGGCAGGAGCGTATACGCCCGTGCCGGGAGGCGTGGGTCCGCTCACCATCGCCATGCTGATGTCCAACACCGTCAAGGCAGCAAAACTTCGCCGCGGAGTCAGGGCCGCGGCAAAAGCTTAA
- the fabZ gene encoding 3-hydroxyacyl-ACP dehydratase FabZ — MDNPTVTSETENRSPQGARPVYGIAEIMKFLPHRYPFLLVDKILELEPDKRIVGLKNVTINEQFFQGHFPGAPVMPGVLIIESMAQVAGVLIYRDLPDKNKKLIYFSGIENAKFRRPVLPGDQLHVEMQLLSRRNNFGKMQGRATVDGKLVAEAVVLFAIVEKPGS, encoded by the coding sequence GTGGACAACCCAACTGTGACTTCAGAAACGGAAAATCGCTCGCCGCAAGGAGCAAGGCCGGTATATGGCATCGCGGAGATCATGAAATTTCTCCCGCACCGGTACCCCTTCCTGCTGGTAGACAAAATCCTTGAGCTCGAACCCGACAAGCGAATTGTCGGGCTGAAGAACGTAACCATCAACGAGCAGTTCTTTCAGGGGCACTTCCCCGGGGCTCCGGTGATGCCAGGCGTGCTGATCATCGAATCGATGGCCCAGGTGGCCGGCGTACTGATTTACCGTGACTTGCCAGACAAGAACAAGAAGCTCATTTATTTCAGCGGGATCGAGAACGCCAAATTTCGCCGCCCTGTCCTGCCGGGCGACCAGCTTCACGTGGAAATGCAGCTTCTCAGCCGCCGCAACAACTTCGGCAAAATGCAGGGACGCGCCACCGTGGATGGCAAGCTGGTGGCGGAGGCCGTGGTCCTGTTCGCCATCGTGGAGAAGCCCGGTTCATGA